Within Rhododendron vialii isolate Sample 1 chromosome 12a, ASM3025357v1, the genomic segment ATGCATCCAGAACAAACCATGAAAAAACATCTTAGGAAAATGTCAAACATGATCCGCAAGCTCAAGGCAACTGGAAATAATATTACCGACAAACAATAAGTACAAGCCCTAATTTGTTCACTTCCTAATTCTTGAGAGACTGTGTCAGAACTTGACCCATAATGAAAGCATTAAAACTTTCAATGACGTGTCGCGCCATTTGGAATCGGAAGTAGAGTGTCCAAAGGCTGCTAAGCCAAACAGTTCAGCGCACATGGTTGAGTCAAGTTCACGCAAGACATTCAGGTCTGAGGGTAAGTATCCTGAGAAGGCTAAACAAGGGACAGAAGATGGATCGACACCTAAGAAGATGATGATCACCAAGCGCAAAAGAGGAAGATGCATTGGTATGAAGGACAAATCTAAGTAGGTGTGCTATAACTGTAGAAAAGAATTCACTCGTGAATACACGGAGCCGAAGAAGGTACATTCTAACTTTATGTCTAGTGCCTATGTAACAAGTCATGCTATGGTTGCTTATTTGTTGCCTATGGGGACTGTAGATTCAGCAGCAACCGAACATATAGCACGAGATTGAGTAAGTTATGTGGAGAATCGATACCAGTGGGAAGTGGAGGCATAAAAGTTGGGAAGAAAGCTAGGTGCTTGGTGTTGGCACTTAGAAGCTAGACATGAGAGGCAGTCCCACTCTGTTACTCCACTATGTGTTATACGCTCCTGATATTCGGCGAAACCTACTATCTTTAGTTATTATGCTAAGATTTGGGTTCAAGTTTGTGTTTGagaataattgcatttttaatGATTGATGGTCAAAGAGGACCACCGCATATTTTAAACGTTCCAAGAGAAGCTTCATGGTTTTTTCCTTGTACGTCGACCATATATTATTGGCAGGAACTGGTAAGGAGGCTGTTGCCGCCACTAAATGGTGGTTTTCTTCTACTTTTGAGATGAAAGACATGAAAGGGCAGATTATTCCTAGGGGTGTAAATCCTAAGAGATCAAAGAAACTTCTTGGTTTATCCCAAAAGACTTTACATTAACAAGATACTTCAACGGTTTCCCATGCATAGTTGTGAGCCCATAGACCCTCCTATTGCTAAAGACGAAACGTTATGCCAAAACTAACCCAAGACTAGggatggaaaaaagaaaacggcTTCACATGAATATTACTATTAGGGTACCTGGTGAGTGACGGAGCAATAAGAAACGGCTCCACAGCGACCGCAGCGTCTGGTGGGTGGGCCCACGCACCGTGCTCCGCTTCCCTTTCCGGCGCACTCCATTTTATTCGTTCCTAGTGacggagagagaagagagtcgTCTGGTACTGAGAATTTGGGAGAGAGGTAGAATCGGTTGATGACTATTGATTCGGACCGTTGTTGGGTATGGATCGGGGAAAATTGGATGGATCTGGGAAAACCCGAGACCAACCCAACTTCTATCGCGAAATGGGCTCTCTCTCCGGTCCAGCCCATTTAGTGCAATGGAGCCATGGAGGTGGGTCCCAAAAAGTTCAAAACTCCTTCCATAGGTGGGCCCTTGTGGGGTTTCGGATAATTTGATGTGAACCCCATCCAATTTTTGGGAGTAAAAATGTCAATACATAAAACTAGATaaattacaacaacaaaaaggagaaaaaaaatcctGAACAGTAGTTTCGGTGTTGGAAACCATATTTTTCTCATGATGGAAGTAGTGATGGAAAAACCCGGCATGGACGCCTTCTTCGCCGTGCTCTAGCGTTGCTGAGCAACCATAGATTGATGGTAGTCAACCCAAAAATATAAGGGTTTGGAGAGATATCATCTAACATGAGAGGAAGAGACTCTAACATGAGAGGAAGAGACTCTACCCATATTCACAAGAGGTAGAgatggaggagagggagagagggagtggGAGGCTGGGGGAGGGGTGCCAGGTTTCTGCAAACCCTAGGGGAGGAAAGTGTAGCAGTCTCTCTTTATGGCTCTCATCTCGCTCTTAGCTTCAATAGCACGTACATTGGCAGAACAGTGTTAAAACCAATGGCATAGCCAGGATTTTGGTTGAGTGGGGCGCTTAATCTTTAAGTTTATAACATTTGAAAGCATTCAAATAGTCAATTTAATTTGAAATAACTACATGTTCGTAtactttagaaaaacaaatcacAATTTTCTTGGTACATTCAAATAATTTAAAGAATTCTTGAGCAATAAGAGTATGAGATAAAATAAAGAGGGGAAAAATTGACAGAGTAATCAcccaaaagcataaaaacataGCAAAAATCAATAGTGACCCATAAAATGTATAGGAATACATAACAAAATAAGTATCATAGGGATATTTTATTTGAATATATGCAAGAAACCTAATCTTACCTGACCTAACTTATGGATTGGGGATTACCCCATAATATGAATCGAATCAAGGTATAATTTCTAGTAGAATGAAGTCTTGCCACTTGGCTATCCCTTTGTTTTGAATATATACAAGAAATCTGATCTTACCTAACCTAACTTTATGGATTGGGGATTACCCCATAATACGAATCGAACCTAGGTATAATTTCTAGTAGAATGAAGTCTTGCCACTTGACTATCCTTTTGTTTTCGTGGGAATAATGTAAACGAAATCAGACTATGGAAgaataaataaaatgttaggGCATGCATTGACAGATATCACACTTGCATTTACCTCAGGATGTCTCAAATTAAATCATTCTTTAGAAAACATTCtggtctttttttcttttcttttttgtactttcttGTTCGtctcgaaaaagaaaaaccatggCATATGGAATAGTTCCACACTatccatggaaaaaaaaaacccatagaaAATGTATCTTGAAAGTAAAAACCGTAGTAGCAAGGGTGCGGGTGAAACTATGTaatctgttttgtttttccagTTTACCAGAAAATGAAACTATCCTATAGAATGGTCCCATGTTATTGTTAGTAAACcagttataaaaataaaaaaataaactgctGGTTTATAAATCAATTACTGAATTGAAATACAATCTGGAAACTAATGCAATTAGAGAGACTGTAGAAACACAATAAGATTATAAACTGTAATACTAGATTTGAGATTTGCAAACCAAGGCCCGTGTTTCATGTGTTGTCCTTGagacaaattcgccgcctcaccgAGAGTTGGAGGATTTGTCTGCATTTGTCTCCCGGGCCAACTCGGCAATAACTCAGCCTCAGAAGCACCGGACTACCCGTCGAACCGAACAGTGTTCGGACTATCTCCCACCAGAGCACAGGAATTTCTGGAATGAAGTATAGAAGCTAAAATTTTCGGTGTATCAAAAGCGGAAGAGGAATGCTAGTCTTATACTCCATCAGTCATGGGGTGACTTTACAGCTCCTGGTAACTGAAATAGGAAAAATTGATTTAGTAATTAATACAGTCACTATTGCTGCATAAATGTGGGAGTTAGTCTGGGATTAAACTCTTGTAACCTGCAAATATGAAGACATTCAGACAACTCAAGAGTCTGATGGATTCTTTACAATCCATCCCAGAATAATGTGGTATTCTAGTCCATAAAACCCAAAGCCCAAATAATCTCAAACTAACCCAAACAAGACCACAGACCACAGGCCTCGGGTCACAAATCCTGAGTCCCGGCCACGGCCTCATCCGGTTGTTCGGTAATGACAAGCATGTGTGCATCCCTTAACTAACTTGGCCTTTTCAACGCCCATAATGAGACAATTCTCATTCATCTCTTATTGAAATTTGCTCAATCTTTCACCGGCTTAAACCCCTAGAGTTGGAGTTCTAAACCCACATGGCCCACCTCACATGGTGTGGAATCCCACATTAATTTAGATTAAAAGTCCCCAAATATTCTAtgatcaaattcaaattttccatCATTCATTAAGCTTATTTTAGGCACAAGAATAGTCTCATGATATTTCTTTCAACCCAAGAACCGATTACACCAACTGCAACCTTAAGGTCCCGTGACTGCACCGTAAACCAAAGCCCCCTTACCACAACCATTTTGACAAGCTTTCGCCTAAGGGGAGGACGGCCCAAGGAATTTTGCTCCATGTTGAACTAGAAACTTATTCTTATAAATGGACCTCGGCCTTTCTTACCAGACTAGTCCCATGTTGCCGAAACAGGAATGCATCAATATACAACGCATTGCGGAATGATGACTTAACTAGTCTGGagctaaaatatatataaagatGCAAATTACACAAATTCATGTCCGTATAGTTGGGCAGTGTCTAGCAAATCCATCAATGTTATGGTCATTTCCTGTTCTGTATGCATAATAAAGCCATTCAGAGGGGGGCCAAGGGAAGAAGAGTGGGTCATTGTTAAGATGGCCAAGATCCATTCCTGTATTTCTCCTCAAGAGCTTGTTCCATTGCCCACATCCCAATTTCAGATAAAGGAACTTGTGCCTTCATTTAATCTGGATACTTGCCGGTGTGTTTCACCTCTGCATTTCTGGTCGAAGATGGTGTAGATTCTGGGTTCCCTCCTGCATCAGAGAATCTCATGTAAGTTTAGAGGAAATACGAGAATGAAAAGCCAGAGACTTTAGTTGCATTGGTGTGAAATGATAAACAAACAAAGACTTTAGTTGCATTGGTGCGAAATGACTTTACAAAGAAAGTCATTAGATCCCCGCAGTTGAAAGCCAGAGACTTTAGTTGCATTGGTGTGAAATGACTCTGGTAGGGGGTTTGGTTTATGGTGCGACCAGGCGAACTAAGGTTGTATTAGTGGGATCATTTTCAACTTGtcccacaaaaaaagaaaactaagtCATTAGAAAAGCCAAATGTTATCATGAATGAACTAAGTGATCCTATGCTTATCTCTATATATctttttatctctttctttcttttcgtctTATGACAATAAGCATTACTTACctgaaattttactattttctaGGAGTATCAGACCTGGAATTTAGAGAAGTACCAATGAGGTCCTGATACTGCAGGATCAGAGATTCAGAATCAAAACTTTCCTAGTAATTTCAGGGCTTGGGTATGTTATTTGACCCTATAACACAATTGGTATCAACTTCTATCAAGAATTCCACGGACCATCGGAAGTATCTGACTTTAGCTATCTTTTTACAGATTTACAAGGCGCAAACCAGTCAAAATGACAAGAAGCAGTCCAACACCACTTGGATACCAAAGTAATATGCAGAAcataagcgtgagggcaccctcacttcaatagctagcttttggggttgagttctacctaagaccgtgtaacatggtatcagaaccgggtatgccaaggatgggtagggtgcgtgtcCTTGGCCGGCACGTGGCAGGTGCTGCCGAGTGAGCACGCTGGGCatgagggagggtgtgaagcgaagtcccacatcgcttgggtaccaaagtaatatgcagattataagcgtgagggcactctcacttcaatagctagcttttggggttgagttctacctaAGACCTTGTAACAAGGACCACTAAAGCTGACCAATATTTTGCAGTCTTACATAACAAAGATATCAAGAACTTTTACTCAAGTCTGCCGATTTCCGAAATGTCGATGTCTATCAAGATGGGACATGTAGAAAACCACATGATATACACCATACAGAGGTGCATTTGTCCTAGTCATCACAATGTCTTCTCTGTAAAAGCTGCGCAGATTCATGTAAGTGCAAAATGATCTAAAAACTCATCTCCCAAGGTATTGTATATCGCATGGTTTGTAGGATTGGTTTTATACAAAGGAAAAGTAGTCTCTCAGTCAATTGGTGCATTCCAAATCTATAAACTATCACCCACCGGAATGGTAATCCAATCTCATGTTTAACCCGGCCAACCAAATGAACCCTAAAAGTCAATAGAGAATATGTGACTCACTCACTCTGATGCCCACTTGACAAtcaatcaatttcaattttaacaCCAAAGACGGAACAATTGGCCCATCCAGTCATTCCCAACCATTGTCTACTTATCTCACGCTTGTAGCAGTAGAAATCTACTCTAAGTTGATCTGTTCCTTGATCTTAGAACTTCAGAATTGTAATTTCAAGAAGTGATAAAGTGGAAGAGAGAACATATATTGAGTAATATATTTGTCTCTTGTATATAGCTTTTGCCAATATAAAAAGAAACTCCATGTTTATTCCCCGACGACTCCTCATGGTAGGTTCAATTTCAATGTATCTGTATATTTTCCTTCAAGCACATAGGAGGATATATTCAAAAGGTAACTGCCCTTCACTAAGAAACTAATTCTTAAGTTACGGTCAGAAAGACTATTGTTGCAAGACATACCTTATCTAAAAGATTCTTTGATATCCCATGGCCCCTATAAGAACCTGGCATCGGAGTGGCTTTCAAATTCAGGCTCTGTCTGAGCTTTTCCTCCTAAGTACAGTTTAAAAAGCTGTTTAGATAAACTAAATGCAAACAAAATAGAGGTGCTTCATTTAATAGCCTATGACGAGACATTAGTGACAAAATTCTAAACAGTTAAAGTTTACCTTTGGCTTTGAGTGAAGGCGTGTTTTTTCCACTTCTTTGGCATATGATTTTTTCTCCAGCTTATTCGACAactgtaaccaaaaaaaaaatgtaaataaacaCCCGCACGTGGTTAACAGAAGTCACCATTACATCTTCAAATGTGAAGATGGTTTACGTGAGATAGAAAGGGCATGAGATCAACATATACCTCTCTTTGTTTTTCAGCTCTTCCATCACTTATCGAGCCAATAGAAGATGGGGCAGGCTTTGCGATCCTTTGATCCATACTAGCTCCTTTTAGCGACCTGATCTAGGTAAGTCAATAAGATTGTTTTCAGGGGGAAGACTGACTATGACTTCCAAATTAGAGAATCAAATATAGTTTTTGACAATACTATGTCATAAATTTGCATTCATGATCTGGTACCAATACTCTGGATAACATGCTCTGGGAACattttattttcacaaaattgtAAAACGAGTTTTACAATTATTTCTGGTTTACAACGGTGGAGCATCAAAGAATAAGCATATAAGTGAGGTAGTTAAGTAATCTGTCTGATTGGAATATTGGGTGAAAATGGCACTGCTTGACTACATACAGCTCGGAAAGACAAGGGCTTTGGATGCCATAAATCATTCGTGACAATGTGTAGACTCAAGTTACAGCAGGTTCTAGTCAGCCATATCAAATTACTTTGAATGCTAATGAAAGCCCCACTGAGATTGTTTGGTCAAACTCATATGCACTGTAGCACCGTAGCTGCTCTTAAGTACTTCTACTTAAAGAGAGTTACATGGAGTGCAGAAGAGAAAGAATAACACCGGCTAAGGCTGCAAGAGAAAATTAGATGAAAGAACTGCATATCAGAATTCAGACCCCAGAACAACATTGGCATTTTCTAACACAATGAGATATTTGAACGTTTCAAATAAACCAGACTCAAACATTATACCTCCCCAAGGGAGAATTCAAGCTTCTTCCCAATTGACCTTTTTGAGCATCCATCTTCTCTGCTGCCCTCCTCACTCTGAGAACAACAAAGTTCAGTTTACAGCTCCAGTAATTCGATTAAATCAAAGAAAAGATTAAACACATACACAGTGGAGATAGATTGTCTATGTGAAATTACAAAATGCACACAAGAACAACAGAGATGACAACCTTCCCATATGCACCATGGTTTAACATTGAGGCAATGTGATCCACGCAAACACAGTATAATTACTACACATTGCCAAATATTGTACTACAGTGACCGCATCGGACACAATGCaggaaatattttttaccgaaatCTAACTCTGTAGgagtataattttaaaaactattctCCAATGATGATCTGCCAACAGACTTTGGAAAACAGTAATGGGTGAGACAAGGAACGCAAACAGAGCAATTAAAAGGCCACCAAGCCTTTCCGTAAACTTCATACAAGGTATGTACTAAAATTCGTAGAGTTCTGCACTTAAAACGATCATATTATTGTCAAGTAACTATGTTGGTCAAATCTAGTTTAAGAGTTGACGTTAGCAAAAGTgcaggaaagaagaaaagaaataatatCCACACTCCACTTTAACCAAAACACGGTTCAAAATTACCCCTCGTTCTCCTTTCGAGAAGTCAAAGAAGTTCCGAACTTTTGCTCCGGCCTGGCAGTTGACACCTGCCCAATGAGGCTGAGATCAAAATCcacaaaattgaataatttcCAAACTCACTGCGATCAATGTAACAATATATTTCAGAAAAGATAGCCATAGATATACGAGCCATAGTAATCATTAAAGGAGAACCAACCTTCGTTTCTCTAGAAGACATCTCATAACTAGAACTAAAAGATTGAACTTGGTTGAAATTGTTCTGAAATGTCTTAAATGCCCGCTTAACAATGTCTTTATCCCCCATTTTCTCCATAATAAGAGACTTTCGAGTCATGGTGGGAGGAGTTGATTCAGAATTTGCAGGACTCAAACTAGGTGACATCTGCAGTGGTGGAGGAAcgatttcctttctttctcctgCAGAGAGATTCTTGCTCCTCGGCAATGCTAAACCACTTTCCCTTTTTGTTATGGACCGCGAAGCAGACATTAGAGTGGGGCTTGGTGTTGGTTTTGCTAGTTTCGGTGTGGAAATTTGTGGTGACTTTTTGGGTAAAGGAGATGCTGGCTTCTTCTTTGTTCCTTCCAAATCCCTCTCCTTTCTGGTCGGAATTATCTGAACACCACAACATGTAAGATAACAAAAAATTCCACAATTAGAACcttaagaaataaataaaaaaactcagTCCTAATTGTCCTCCAAACAAAAACTGATTAGAAAATCTAGAACTTGACCTTCTCAGAAATTTTCGATGAATCCAAATTTGCAATATCCTTTTCGATTTCCATGTTGTTTCTTGTCTCCTCCAATACCGATCGAAATTGCACCATGTCCTGAGCTCCATTCAGATTAGTTTCCTCTTGAACAACTACAGGGAGAAGATTCACATTCTCCTGAGATCCACTAATACAAGTGCCCTCTTGAACTACAACAGCCTCTTCTAGTTTGCTCAATTCAAGGCCATCTGGTATGCTATCAAATTCCTCCTTTGCTCCATCTACCAATGAGTTTCGACACTCTATCGTGCTCGTGGCACTGTCGTTGGACTCATCTAAGAGGCTGCTATCCAATACATCATTTGAATCACTAACTTGCTCAACTTCTTCAGCTGAGCTTTGACACATGACTATATCAACCTCAGTGTCAGTCCCAGAAGTGTTTCTGTGATGAATTTCTTCACCATTTAAATCATTCATCGTCAACGCCTTAATTTCAGTTTGCTTCTCCTCCTGCCCCTGTGGTTCAGCCTTCCGAGAAGCGACTTTCTTGTAATGAGCTTCAAAGTAAGCCTTCTTCTGAGCTACCGATCCAGGTGCTGAGAACTTCTCAACTTCTtccaagtacttattttgcgaAAAAGACGACCATTTCTCCCACGAAAGCGAATCTCGCTCAAACCTACCGAAAGAAACCGATGCTTCCAGAGCAGCACCAGAGGCAACTGACTCTCCCACCTGTTTACAATAACACAAAATCACACACCCATGGAAATTTTCAACCTATAAATAGATTGGCAACTCACAATAACACACACAGTACGAAAATTCTGCAACTATGAACTGGAAACCAAACATAAATCTACAAACAAAGAAGCTAAATCTCTCTATCTGCAGTAGACTAGTAGTAGGGAATATTTCAACAACTGGGTTTGTCAGTATTGATCAAAGGACAAATGGGTTTACCTTGTTTTCAACATCAAGTGCAGCTGCTGCAGTTGATTCACCCATTGATTTCTCTTTGAAGCTCAATCTATGAAGGTTGAATTATCACAAAGCTACCATAACAATGTACATTTTCACATCACCTGTAAAGGCAAGGGGGACTCATGGATACACTCAAACCTTTCTGAGGGACCCTAGAACAAGAAGGATCTCtcatgaagacaaaaaaaagattaaacaatAACGTGAACAAGAGAAATCAGCATGTGCTGTGTTTCGATTATGGTCTATATTGTCAGATGCAATCAAGGCTCCAGTCAGTCCACTGTGGACCATGCTATGATGCTATCCGTGGGATATGGACCATGCTATATGTGGAGCCCACAAATAGATTAATTAAACACAGGAAAAAACTACTCCTCCTATTGTTTGGTTCGGTAATCTTAGCCACGCCTTAAATTTAAAGGAGCAGACTGTTGTTATATATCCGTAGCCGTCGAATGCCGGTCTTACATGGGTAGCTTCTACCTTAGGTAGGGACGTTACAAGTAACCGTttcattaggaaaaaaaaaaaattctcaagacTCAGAAGATGCGTGTGAGACCCCGTGATATCTGACGGTTGCAAAAGTATCTGTGTCAAGATCCGTGCccaaaatatttcttgttttaaaATCAAAACCTTAATCCTTGTCTTTCACCCATTTGTTCACATAGCATTTCAAcacatcttctttttcttggaaaacataaatggtttgttttctaatttttcggcCATATTTTTCCTAATAGAAATAGGTGATAAAATAATGTGGCTATCCAAATTCCAATTACCCaaacatttttcttcttctttctgtaTGGAAAACCCTGTGTCAGGTGGAAACTCGTAGAAAGAAAGGAAACCCCAAAACAGAAGTACGATGAACAGGGAGAAACAGAAAAGTTTGCATCTGATTGTGAAAtgactccaaaaaaaaaaaagggtagatCTTTTTTACTAATAATAATGTTGTTTCTATGGGGAGTGATAAAGGATGTACTTTTGGTAGCTTTTCCTCTCGAGCGCTACTGGGATTTTTTGGAAATGGGAGAGAGGAAAGTGAGCGCGATGTGGACATTGTTAATGAAATTCAAAAAGGAGTACTTTTGCCTGAGTTATGAAGATTCAAGAAAGAAAATGTAGCACATTAATTTGATAAAAACCcagcaaataaaaaacaagatagtctctctctttttttaagtttttgagaAGAGAGAAGATGTCGTACCTGTAGACTTCTCATCTACGGAGATACTCCGTAGTATTGAAGAGATCTGCCATGGAAGTAGAGTAGAAGGAAGGCCCACTGAGAGGGAAGTAGAacagtgtagagagagagagagagagagagaggggattggGAGGGACACGTGGAGCCGTTTAACTTAACTATTTCTATTGATCAGACTCCACGAGTTTAGTACTTGGGTGACTAGTGATCTCAAAAGTTGAATCTTTGAAACGACGGCGTAATCAAGGTTTCTTGGAAGACATATGGTTGCGGTGGACCATGTCATTGGATGGAGAAGGTTTTGGGTGCAAGCAGGATATAA encodes:
- the LOC131310318 gene encoding protein WVD2-like 7, with product MGESTAAAALDVENKVGESVASGAALEASVSFGRFERDSLSWEKWSSFSQNKYLEEVEKFSAPGSVAQKKAYFEAHYKKVASRKAEPQGQEEKQTEIKALTMNDLNGEEIHHRNTSGTDTEVDIVMCQSSAEEVEQVSDSNDVLDSSLLDESNDSATSTIECRNSLVDGAKEEFDSIPDGLELSKLEEAVVVQEGTCISGSQENVNLLPVVVQEETNLNGAQDMVQFRSVLEETRNNMEIEKDIANLDSSKISEKIIPTRKERDLEGTKKKPASPLPKKSPQISTPKLAKPTPSPTLMSASRSITKRESGLALPRSKNLSAGERKEIVPPPLQMSPSLSPANSESTPPTMTRKSLIMEKMGDKDIVKRAFKTFQNNFNQVQSFSSSYEMSSRETKVSTARPEQKFGTSLTSRKENEGVRRAAEKMDAQKGQLGRSLNSPLGRSLKGASMDQRIAKPAPSSIGSISDGRAEKQRELSNKLEKKSYAKEVEKTRLHSKPKEEKLRQSLNLKATPMPGSYRGHGISKNLLDKEGTQNLHHLRPEMQR